A genomic window from Arvicola amphibius chromosome 5, mArvAmp1.2, whole genome shotgun sequence includes:
- the Spink7 gene encoding serine protease inhibitor Kazal-type 7 — protein sequence MKVIGGLLLFFMATYVCHSLEGTSHPSPTVDCDIYKKYPVVAIPCPIENIPVCGSDYITYGNKCKLCTEILRSNGKIQFLHEGHC from the exons ATGAAGGTCATCGGGGGCCTGCTTCTGTTCTTCATGGCAACCTATGTCTGCCACAGCTTGG AAGGGACCAGTCACCCTTCACCAACG GTGGACTGTGACATATACAAGAAGTACCCAGTGGTAGCCATCCCCTGCCCCATTGAGAACATACCAGTTTGTGGTTCAGACTATATCACCTATGGGAATAAATGCAAGCTGTGTACAGAGATCTT GAGGAGTAATGgaaaaattcagtttcttcaTGAAGGGCACTGCTAA
- the Spink13 gene encoding serine protease inhibitor Kazal-type 13 — protein sequence MRRSICLYDMITLSLMLSTLTHVTFSELISSRNPSRWPKPPCKMYFPIDPDYEANCPDVVAFVCATNGLTYKNECFFCIDRWEFGPHIAFVKYGKCN from the exons ATGAGAAGAAGCATCTGCTTGTACGACATGATCACACTCTCTCTGATGCTCTCTACTTTGACACATGTTACTTTTTCAG AACTTATCAGTTCACGTAACCCTTCTAGATGGCCTAAG CCCCCATGCAAAATGTATTTCCCAATAGATCCTGATTATGAAGCGAACTGTCCAGACGTGGTAGCATTTGTTTGTGCTACAAACGGCTTAACCTACAAGAATGAGTGCTTCTTTTGCATTGATCGGTG gGAATTCGGCCCTCATATTGCGTTTGTCAAATACGGAAAGTGTAACTAG